The following are from one region of the Nymphaea colorata isolate Beijing-Zhang1983 chromosome 7, ASM883128v2, whole genome shotgun sequence genome:
- the LOC116257894 gene encoding zinc finger CCCH domain-containing protein 18-like isoform X1, with the protein MGKTEMDVYEATRIVYSRIQKLEPENVSKIVGYLLLQDHGDREMIRLAFSPDGLIHSLISKAKLELGLSAKPPATSHAPAVPFSPSSRSDLPLQFTPFSPASSRPFSSPPTFPAVSPYWEPQHLGDPQTVLNLDFSPSSAYGENLGDEFALHNQAHFLGLEDRTDPINLAGGDFPNEPFFPESPLGSLTSRTSRRSPSLPEFPLKPCLYFARGYCKHGTNCRFFHSHSLPDNFTHILNGSQAELSSEDHIFSPGTLERLELDLAQLLRAKRTPVSIASLPQLYYERYGRTLQAEGYLTESQRHGKSGHSLTKLLARMKSIVVIERSSICRPHGQHVVVLTEDAPRYADYRSERSDPGQIVSGSRQIYLTFPAESTFTEEDVSNYFRNYGPVQDVRIPCQQKRMFGFVTFVYPETVRLILTKGNPHFVCGARVLVKPYREKPRLVDRKYPDRLDSPVYYPSQLLELDPAYHSVAGICDNSQLLRKHLLEEQEQALEMERMRLSDLQLTPKPLNSHYFNQPLEDVKHTEGFLLFFFLLVYYFQVSTYSAISQVPLLSADRFSYLFDVLNSGSASEDVNRQMDNNYNDQESSQGLNLPESPFASPMANSIPTAI; encoded by the exons ATG GGAAAGACTGAAATGGATGTGTATGAAGCTACGAGGATTGTGTACAGTAGAATTCAGAAGCTGGAGCCAGAAAATGTCTCCAAGATCGTGGGTTACCTGCTGTTGCAGGATCATGGCGACAGGGAGATGATCAGGTTGGCGTTCAGTCCGGACGGCCTGATACATTCTTTGATCAGCAAGGCCAAATTGGAACTGGGTTTGTCGGCCAAGCCGCCGGCCACCAGCCATGCACCGGCTGTTCCTTTCAGTCCTTCTTCCCGTTCCGATCTGCCTCTGCAGTTCACCCCATTCTCGCCGGCTTCCTCTAGgcctttttcttctccaccCACTTTTCCGGCTGTTTCTCCATATTGGGAGCCTCAGCATTTAGGTGACCCGCAGACTGTCCTCAATTTAGATTTCAGTCCCTCCTCAGCCTATGGTGAAAATCTTGGAGATGAGTTTGCTCTGCATAACCAGGCTCATTTTCTTGGGCTGGAAGATAGAACTGATCCCATAAACCTCGCCGGAGGTGATTTTCCGAACGAGCCTTTCTTCCCTGAATCTCCTCTAGGCAGCCTGACCTCAAGGACAAGCCGGAGATCTCCCAGCCTTCCTGAATTCCCTCTGAAACCATGCCTTTACTTCGCTAGGGGCTACTGTAAACACGGCACCAACTGCCGATTTTTCCATAGCCATTCCTTGCCGGACAACTTCACACATATCTTGAATGGTAGCCAAGCAGAACTCAGTAGTGAGGACCACATCTTCTCTCCCGGCACGCTCGAGCGGCTCGAGCTGGATCTTGCACAGCTTCTGCGAGCGAAACGGACTCCGGTCTCCATTGCCTCGCTGCCTCAGCTCTACTATGAGAGATATGGCAGGACGCTTCAAGCGGAAGGCTACCTCACAGAGAGCCAGAGACATGGAAAATCCGGCCACAGCCTGACGAAACTGCTCGCTCGGATGAAGTCCATCGTCGTTATCGAGCG CTCTTCAATTTGCAGGCCTCATGGGCAGCATGTGGTCGTCTTAACAGAGGATGCACCAAGATATGCAGACTATAGAAGTGAAAGGAGTGATCCGGGCCAGATCGTCTCGGGATCTCGACAGATTTATCTTACTTTTCCAGCAGAAAGCACCTTCACAGAGGAAGATGTCTCCAACTATTTTAG AAACTATGGTCCTGTCCAGGATGTGAGGATACCATGCCAGCAGAAGAGGATGTTTGGATTTGTTACTTTTGTGTACCCTGAAACTGTCAGGTTGATTCTAACTAAAGGAAATCCTCACTTTGTCTGCGGCGCCCGTGTTCTTGTCAAGCCTTACAGGGAGAAGCCGAGGCTTGTGGATAG AAAGTACCCAGACAGGCTTGACTCGCCGGTGTATTACCCTTCACAGTTGCTGGAATTGGATCCTGCTTATCATTCAG TTGCAGGAATATGCGATAATTCTCAGTTGCTTAGGAAGCATTTGCTGGAAGAGCAAGAGCAGGCTCTTGAGATGGAAAGAATGCGTCTCTCTGATTTGCAGTTGACTCCCAAACCACTGAACAGTCACTATTTCAATCAGCCTTTGGAAGATGTGAAACACACGGAaggttttcttttgttcttctttcttctggtctattactttcaagtttcaacttatTCTGCAATATCTCAGGTGCCATTGTTGTCTGCAGATCGCTTCAGCTATTTATTCGATGTCCTCAACAGTGGTTCAGCAAGTGAGGACGTAAACAGGCAGATGGACAACAATTACAATGATCAGGAGAG TAGCCAAGGTCTTAATCTTCCCGAGAGTCCATTTGCATCTCCAATGGCCAACAGCATCCCCACAGCTATATAA
- the LOC116257645 gene encoding pentatricopeptide repeat-containing protein At1g03560, mitochondrial: protein MQALKPSVRLLAGTFCSGQRCFLSALSSTDGTRRRPDGRPVSMPPRETLEPYADLSDVVEGNPRNLAPSPWLARIVALLDGSPEMEHHLDEFCRNFLIRLSPEFVSHVLRNPRVQSSSAIALRFFDWARNQRNFSPDLNAFVSLIDSLSRSGNVDLVRAFAEEMMPAVSAIGAKHANSLLKNFAAAGLVKELLWLWRKMKENNIEIDLLSYNCLMDGLVNAGFYESAARVFDSIIGGGRMSPDVVSYNIIIKGFCRWGKTQEAAAQLKEMEEKGIVPDKITYLTLIQSFYSVGEFDSCLGLYHEMQEKGVEIPPHAYTLVITSLCKNGKPHEALRVFDSMALKNCAANVAIYTALIDGFAKMGNESKAVTFFNRMKAEGFEPDAVVFSVMVNLLCKVGKVDEALEWYENCKESGVAINSVFFTSLIDGLGKAGRINEADRVFGEMGIIGCARDSYCYNAMMDGFVKAGKVERAIALFKEMEKEGCEQTVYSFTIMIDGLFKEHRNEEALKVWEQMIDKGITPNAACFRALSLGLCMAGKVSRACKILDDLAPMGILPDGAYADMIGVLCRVGRVDHACKLADGIVDREREIPGKVRTVLLNALRKAGNADLAVKLLHSKIGIGYDRMGSVKRRVKFQNLLRG from the coding sequence ATGCAGGCTCTAAAACCCTCCGTTCGCTTACTCGCCGGAACCTTCTGCTCCGGCCAGCGCTGCTTCTTGTCCGCCCTCTCCTCCACCGATGGTACTCGCCGGAGACCGGACGGCCGTCCCGTCTCGATGCCCCCACGCGAGACCTTGGAGCCCTACGCCGACCTCTCAGACGTTGTCGAAGGGAACCCCAGGAACCTCGCGCCTTCACCGTGGCTGGCCCGAATCGTGGCCCTTCTCGATGGGTCGCCGGAAATGGAGCATCACCTTGATGAGTTCTGTCGGAATTTCCTAATTCGACTATCGCCGGAGTTTGTTTCCCACGTGCTCCGAAACCCTAGAGTCCAAAGTTCTTCGGCGATCGCCCTTCGATTCTTCGATTGGGCTAGGAATCAGAGGAATTTCTCTCCGGACCTCAATGCCTTCGTCTCCCTGATCGATTCCCTCTCCCGGTCCGGCAACGTGGATCTGGTCCGTGCCTTCGCGGAGGAAATGATGCCCGCGGTTTCAGCGATAGGCGCGAAACATGCGAACTCCCTACTCAAGAACTTCGCCGCTGCGGGGTTGGTGAAGGAGTTGCTTTGGTTGTGGCGGAAAATGAAGGAGAATAATATCGAGATCGATCTGCTGAGCTACAACTGCTTGATGGACGGATTGGTGAATGCGGGGTTCTATGAATCTGCGGCAAGGGTTTTCGATTCCATCATCGGTGGGGGGAGGATGTCGCCGGACGTAGTAAGCTACAATATCATCATCAAGGGTTTCTGCAGATGGGGGAAGACTCAGGAAGCTGCAGCTCAACTCaaagagatggaggagaaggggATCGTCCCTGACAAAATCACGTATCTAACTTTGATTCAATCATTTTATTCCGTAGGCGAATTTGATTCGTGCTTAGGGCTCTATCATGAAATGCAGGAAAAGGGCGTAGAGATTCCGCCTCATGCCTACACTCTGGTGATCACCAGTCTCTGTAAGAATGGCAAACCCCACGAAGCTCTTCGGGTATTCGACTCCATGGCTTTGAAGAATTGTGCTGCCAATGTGGCTATATATACTGCTCTAATAGACGGATTTGCAAAGATGGGGAACGAATCAAAGGCTGTGACGTTCTTCAATCGGATGAAAGCCGAAGGGTTCGAGCCCGATGCAGTAGTGTTCAGTGTGATGGTGAATCTATTGTGCAAGGTTGGGAAGGTAGACGAAGCTCTGGAATGGTATGAGAATTGCAAGGAGTCAGGCGTTGCGATTAACTCCGTGTTCTTCACTTCCTTGATTGATGGATTGGGGAAGGCAGGACGGATCAATGAAGCCGATAGGGTGTTTGGAGAGATGGGGATCATAGGCTGTGCAAGGGATTCATATTGTTACAATGCAATGATGGACGGTTTTGTGAAGGCTGGGAAGGTTGAGAGGGCTATTGCTCTTTTCaaggagatggagaaagagGGGTGTGAACAAACGGTTTACAGTTTTACTATCATGATCGATGGGTTGTTTAAAGAGCACAGAAATGAGGAGGCTTTGAAGGTGTGGGAACAGATGATTGATAAGGGAATCACTCCCAATGCAGCTTGTTTCAGGGCTTTGTCCCTTGGGCTCTGCATGGCAGGAAAGGTATCAAGAGCATGCAAGATATTAGATGACCTTGCTCCAATGGGCATTCTGCCTGACGGTGCTTATGCAGACATGATTGGTGTGTTGTGTAGGGTGGGAAGAGTGGATCATGCTTGTAAATTGGCCGATGGGATTGTGGATAGAGAGCGGGAGATACCAGGTAAGGTGCGGACTGTGTTGCTTAACGCGTTGAGGAAGGCGGGGAATGCAGACTTGGCCGTCAAACTGTTGCACAGCAAGATCGGTATTGGGTACGATAGGATGGGGAGTGTCAAAAGAAGGGTCAAGTTCCAAAATCTTCTTCGTGGTTGA
- the LOC116257894 gene encoding zinc finger CCCH domain-containing protein 18-like isoform X4 has product MGKTEMDVYEATRIVYSRIQKLEPENVSKIVGYLLLQDHGDREMIRLAFSPDGLIHSLISKAKLELGLSAKPPATSHAPAVPFSPSSRSDLPLQFTPFSPASSRPFSSPPTFPAVSPYWEPQHLGDPQTVLNLDFSPSSAYGENLGDEFALHNQAHFLGLEDRTDPINLAGGDFPNEPFFPESPLGSLTSRTSRRSPSLPEFPLKPCLYFARGYCKHGTNCRFFHSHSLPDNFTHILNGSQAELSSEDHIFSPGTLERLELDLAQLLRAKRTPVSIASLPQLYYERYGRTLQAEGYLTESQRHGKSGHSLTKLLARMKSIVVIERPHGQHVVVLTEDAPRYADYRSERSDPGQIVSGSRQIYLTFPAESTFTEEDVSNYFRNYGPVQDVRIPCQQKRMFGFVTFVYPETVRLILTKGNPHFVCGARVLVKPYREKPRLVDRKYPDRLDSPVYYPSQLLELDPAYHSVAGICDNSQLLRKHLLEEQEQALEMERMRLSDLQLTPKPLNSHYFNQPLEDVKHTEDRFSYLFDVLNSGSASEDVNRQMDNNYNDQESSQGLNLPESPFASPMANSIPTAI; this is encoded by the exons ATG GGAAAGACTGAAATGGATGTGTATGAAGCTACGAGGATTGTGTACAGTAGAATTCAGAAGCTGGAGCCAGAAAATGTCTCCAAGATCGTGGGTTACCTGCTGTTGCAGGATCATGGCGACAGGGAGATGATCAGGTTGGCGTTCAGTCCGGACGGCCTGATACATTCTTTGATCAGCAAGGCCAAATTGGAACTGGGTTTGTCGGCCAAGCCGCCGGCCACCAGCCATGCACCGGCTGTTCCTTTCAGTCCTTCTTCCCGTTCCGATCTGCCTCTGCAGTTCACCCCATTCTCGCCGGCTTCCTCTAGgcctttttcttctccaccCACTTTTCCGGCTGTTTCTCCATATTGGGAGCCTCAGCATTTAGGTGACCCGCAGACTGTCCTCAATTTAGATTTCAGTCCCTCCTCAGCCTATGGTGAAAATCTTGGAGATGAGTTTGCTCTGCATAACCAGGCTCATTTTCTTGGGCTGGAAGATAGAACTGATCCCATAAACCTCGCCGGAGGTGATTTTCCGAACGAGCCTTTCTTCCCTGAATCTCCTCTAGGCAGCCTGACCTCAAGGACAAGCCGGAGATCTCCCAGCCTTCCTGAATTCCCTCTGAAACCATGCCTTTACTTCGCTAGGGGCTACTGTAAACACGGCACCAACTGCCGATTTTTCCATAGCCATTCCTTGCCGGACAACTTCACACATATCTTGAATGGTAGCCAAGCAGAACTCAGTAGTGAGGACCACATCTTCTCTCCCGGCACGCTCGAGCGGCTCGAGCTGGATCTTGCACAGCTTCTGCGAGCGAAACGGACTCCGGTCTCCATTGCCTCGCTGCCTCAGCTCTACTATGAGAGATATGGCAGGACGCTTCAAGCGGAAGGCTACCTCACAGAGAGCCAGAGACATGGAAAATCCGGCCACAGCCTGACGAAACTGCTCGCTCGGATGAAGTCCATCGTCGTTATCGAGCG GCCTCATGGGCAGCATGTGGTCGTCTTAACAGAGGATGCACCAAGATATGCAGACTATAGAAGTGAAAGGAGTGATCCGGGCCAGATCGTCTCGGGATCTCGACAGATTTATCTTACTTTTCCAGCAGAAAGCACCTTCACAGAGGAAGATGTCTCCAACTATTTTAG AAACTATGGTCCTGTCCAGGATGTGAGGATACCATGCCAGCAGAAGAGGATGTTTGGATTTGTTACTTTTGTGTACCCTGAAACTGTCAGGTTGATTCTAACTAAAGGAAATCCTCACTTTGTCTGCGGCGCCCGTGTTCTTGTCAAGCCTTACAGGGAGAAGCCGAGGCTTGTGGATAG AAAGTACCCAGACAGGCTTGACTCGCCGGTGTATTACCCTTCACAGTTGCTGGAATTGGATCCTGCTTATCATTCAG TTGCAGGAATATGCGATAATTCTCAGTTGCTTAGGAAGCATTTGCTGGAAGAGCAAGAGCAGGCTCTTGAGATGGAAAGAATGCGTCTCTCTGATTTGCAGTTGACTCCCAAACCACTGAACAGTCACTATTTCAATCAGCCTTTGGAAGATGTGAAACACACGGAag ATCGCTTCAGCTATTTATTCGATGTCCTCAACAGTGGTTCAGCAAGTGAGGACGTAAACAGGCAGATGGACAACAATTACAATGATCAGGAGAG TAGCCAAGGTCTTAATCTTCCCGAGAGTCCATTTGCATCTCCAATGGCCAACAGCATCCCCACAGCTATATAA
- the LOC116257894 gene encoding zinc finger CCCH domain-containing protein 18-like isoform X3, which translates to MGKTEMDVYEATRIVYSRIQKLEPENVSKIVGYLLLQDHGDREMIRLAFSPDGLIHSLISKAKLELGLSAKPPATSHAPAVPFSPSSRSDLPLQFTPFSPASSRPFSSPPTFPAVSPYWEPQHLGDPQTVLNLDFSPSSAYGENLGDEFALHNQAHFLGLEDRTDPINLAGGDFPNEPFFPESPLGSLTSRTSRRSPSLPEFPLKPCLYFARGYCKHGTNCRFFHSHSLPDNFTHILNGSQAELSSEDHIFSPGTLERLELDLAQLLRAKRTPVSIASLPQLYYERYGRTLQAEGYLTESQRHGKSGHSLTKLLARMKSIVVIERSSICRPHGQHVVVLTEDAPRYADYRSERSDPGQIVSGSRQIYLTFPAESTFTEEDVSNYFRNYGPVQDVRIPCQQKRMFGFVTFVYPETVRLILTKGNPHFVCGARVLVKPYREKPRLVDRKYPDRLDSPVYYPSQLLELDPAYHSVAGICDNSQLLRKHLLEEQEQALEMERMRLSDLQLTPKPLNSHYFNQPLEDVKHTEDRFSYLFDVLNSGSASEDVNRQMDNNYNDQESSQGLNLPESPFASPMANSIPTAI; encoded by the exons ATG GGAAAGACTGAAATGGATGTGTATGAAGCTACGAGGATTGTGTACAGTAGAATTCAGAAGCTGGAGCCAGAAAATGTCTCCAAGATCGTGGGTTACCTGCTGTTGCAGGATCATGGCGACAGGGAGATGATCAGGTTGGCGTTCAGTCCGGACGGCCTGATACATTCTTTGATCAGCAAGGCCAAATTGGAACTGGGTTTGTCGGCCAAGCCGCCGGCCACCAGCCATGCACCGGCTGTTCCTTTCAGTCCTTCTTCCCGTTCCGATCTGCCTCTGCAGTTCACCCCATTCTCGCCGGCTTCCTCTAGgcctttttcttctccaccCACTTTTCCGGCTGTTTCTCCATATTGGGAGCCTCAGCATTTAGGTGACCCGCAGACTGTCCTCAATTTAGATTTCAGTCCCTCCTCAGCCTATGGTGAAAATCTTGGAGATGAGTTTGCTCTGCATAACCAGGCTCATTTTCTTGGGCTGGAAGATAGAACTGATCCCATAAACCTCGCCGGAGGTGATTTTCCGAACGAGCCTTTCTTCCCTGAATCTCCTCTAGGCAGCCTGACCTCAAGGACAAGCCGGAGATCTCCCAGCCTTCCTGAATTCCCTCTGAAACCATGCCTTTACTTCGCTAGGGGCTACTGTAAACACGGCACCAACTGCCGATTTTTCCATAGCCATTCCTTGCCGGACAACTTCACACATATCTTGAATGGTAGCCAAGCAGAACTCAGTAGTGAGGACCACATCTTCTCTCCCGGCACGCTCGAGCGGCTCGAGCTGGATCTTGCACAGCTTCTGCGAGCGAAACGGACTCCGGTCTCCATTGCCTCGCTGCCTCAGCTCTACTATGAGAGATATGGCAGGACGCTTCAAGCGGAAGGCTACCTCACAGAGAGCCAGAGACATGGAAAATCCGGCCACAGCCTGACGAAACTGCTCGCTCGGATGAAGTCCATCGTCGTTATCGAGCG CTCTTCAATTTGCAGGCCTCATGGGCAGCATGTGGTCGTCTTAACAGAGGATGCACCAAGATATGCAGACTATAGAAGTGAAAGGAGTGATCCGGGCCAGATCGTCTCGGGATCTCGACAGATTTATCTTACTTTTCCAGCAGAAAGCACCTTCACAGAGGAAGATGTCTCCAACTATTTTAG AAACTATGGTCCTGTCCAGGATGTGAGGATACCATGCCAGCAGAAGAGGATGTTTGGATTTGTTACTTTTGTGTACCCTGAAACTGTCAGGTTGATTCTAACTAAAGGAAATCCTCACTTTGTCTGCGGCGCCCGTGTTCTTGTCAAGCCTTACAGGGAGAAGCCGAGGCTTGTGGATAG AAAGTACCCAGACAGGCTTGACTCGCCGGTGTATTACCCTTCACAGTTGCTGGAATTGGATCCTGCTTATCATTCAG TTGCAGGAATATGCGATAATTCTCAGTTGCTTAGGAAGCATTTGCTGGAAGAGCAAGAGCAGGCTCTTGAGATGGAAAGAATGCGTCTCTCTGATTTGCAGTTGACTCCCAAACCACTGAACAGTCACTATTTCAATCAGCCTTTGGAAGATGTGAAACACACGGAag ATCGCTTCAGCTATTTATTCGATGTCCTCAACAGTGGTTCAGCAAGTGAGGACGTAAACAGGCAGATGGACAACAATTACAATGATCAGGAGAG TAGCCAAGGTCTTAATCTTCCCGAGAGTCCATTTGCATCTCCAATGGCCAACAGCATCCCCACAGCTATATAA
- the LOC116257894 gene encoding zinc finger CCCH domain-containing protein 18-like isoform X2 yields MDVYEATRIVYSRIQKLEPENVSKIVGYLLLQDHGDREMIRLAFSPDGLIHSLISKAKLELGLSAKPPATSHAPAVPFSPSSRSDLPLQFTPFSPASSRPFSSPPTFPAVSPYWEPQHLGDPQTVLNLDFSPSSAYGENLGDEFALHNQAHFLGLEDRTDPINLAGGDFPNEPFFPESPLGSLTSRTSRRSPSLPEFPLKPCLYFARGYCKHGTNCRFFHSHSLPDNFTHILNGSQAELSSEDHIFSPGTLERLELDLAQLLRAKRTPVSIASLPQLYYERYGRTLQAEGYLTESQRHGKSGHSLTKLLARMKSIVVIERSSICRPHGQHVVVLTEDAPRYADYRSERSDPGQIVSGSRQIYLTFPAESTFTEEDVSNYFRNYGPVQDVRIPCQQKRMFGFVTFVYPETVRLILTKGNPHFVCGARVLVKPYREKPRLVDRKYPDRLDSPVYYPSQLLELDPAYHSVAGICDNSQLLRKHLLEEQEQALEMERMRLSDLQLTPKPLNSHYFNQPLEDVKHTEGFLLFFFLLVYYFQVSTYSAISQVPLLSADRFSYLFDVLNSGSASEDVNRQMDNNYNDQESSQGLNLPESPFASPMANSIPTAI; encoded by the exons ATGGATGTGTATGAAGCTACGAGGATTGTGTACAGTAGAATTCAGAAGCTGGAGCCAGAAAATGTCTCCAAGATCGTGGGTTACCTGCTGTTGCAGGATCATGGCGACAGGGAGATGATCAGGTTGGCGTTCAGTCCGGACGGCCTGATACATTCTTTGATCAGCAAGGCCAAATTGGAACTGGGTTTGTCGGCCAAGCCGCCGGCCACCAGCCATGCACCGGCTGTTCCTTTCAGTCCTTCTTCCCGTTCCGATCTGCCTCTGCAGTTCACCCCATTCTCGCCGGCTTCCTCTAGgcctttttcttctccaccCACTTTTCCGGCTGTTTCTCCATATTGGGAGCCTCAGCATTTAGGTGACCCGCAGACTGTCCTCAATTTAGATTTCAGTCCCTCCTCAGCCTATGGTGAAAATCTTGGAGATGAGTTTGCTCTGCATAACCAGGCTCATTTTCTTGGGCTGGAAGATAGAACTGATCCCATAAACCTCGCCGGAGGTGATTTTCCGAACGAGCCTTTCTTCCCTGAATCTCCTCTAGGCAGCCTGACCTCAAGGACAAGCCGGAGATCTCCCAGCCTTCCTGAATTCCCTCTGAAACCATGCCTTTACTTCGCTAGGGGCTACTGTAAACACGGCACCAACTGCCGATTTTTCCATAGCCATTCCTTGCCGGACAACTTCACACATATCTTGAATGGTAGCCAAGCAGAACTCAGTAGTGAGGACCACATCTTCTCTCCCGGCACGCTCGAGCGGCTCGAGCTGGATCTTGCACAGCTTCTGCGAGCGAAACGGACTCCGGTCTCCATTGCCTCGCTGCCTCAGCTCTACTATGAGAGATATGGCAGGACGCTTCAAGCGGAAGGCTACCTCACAGAGAGCCAGAGACATGGAAAATCCGGCCACAGCCTGACGAAACTGCTCGCTCGGATGAAGTCCATCGTCGTTATCGAGCG CTCTTCAATTTGCAGGCCTCATGGGCAGCATGTGGTCGTCTTAACAGAGGATGCACCAAGATATGCAGACTATAGAAGTGAAAGGAGTGATCCGGGCCAGATCGTCTCGGGATCTCGACAGATTTATCTTACTTTTCCAGCAGAAAGCACCTTCACAGAGGAAGATGTCTCCAACTATTTTAG AAACTATGGTCCTGTCCAGGATGTGAGGATACCATGCCAGCAGAAGAGGATGTTTGGATTTGTTACTTTTGTGTACCCTGAAACTGTCAGGTTGATTCTAACTAAAGGAAATCCTCACTTTGTCTGCGGCGCCCGTGTTCTTGTCAAGCCTTACAGGGAGAAGCCGAGGCTTGTGGATAG AAAGTACCCAGACAGGCTTGACTCGCCGGTGTATTACCCTTCACAGTTGCTGGAATTGGATCCTGCTTATCATTCAG TTGCAGGAATATGCGATAATTCTCAGTTGCTTAGGAAGCATTTGCTGGAAGAGCAAGAGCAGGCTCTTGAGATGGAAAGAATGCGTCTCTCTGATTTGCAGTTGACTCCCAAACCACTGAACAGTCACTATTTCAATCAGCCTTTGGAAGATGTGAAACACACGGAaggttttcttttgttcttctttcttctggtctattactttcaagtttcaacttatTCTGCAATATCTCAGGTGCCATTGTTGTCTGCAGATCGCTTCAGCTATTTATTCGATGTCCTCAACAGTGGTTCAGCAAGTGAGGACGTAAACAGGCAGATGGACAACAATTACAATGATCAGGAGAG TAGCCAAGGTCTTAATCTTCCCGAGAGTCCATTTGCATCTCCAATGGCCAACAGCATCCCCACAGCTATATAA